A genome region from Sphaeramia orbicularis chromosome 19, fSphaOr1.1, whole genome shotgun sequence includes the following:
- the g6pc3 gene encoding glucose-6-phosphatase 3 — MEAVYTHGIWMAERLQQSTGNQEKMWLVVTHIGDPKAAFLLVFPFTYFVSKRAGVAVLWVAAISEWLNLVFKWILFGERPFWWIGESRQFVNKQPKVHQFSSTCETGPGSPSGHAMVTAAVWWVVVSSLGSFLHSRTRSVLLAAVPYLLYVVMLVAVGLSRVFILAHFPHQVVAGSITGFILGIILSHRVPEGRPLVFFFKISVGLLISALALHVGLQQQLGINLSWSIQLAKKWCSRAEWIRLDTAPFSSLTRDCGALLGLGLAQYWKPGGWSLPWAPRALSLAISSMGLYHVNRLPLPIRPQALFYVLFFIKFVIVPQLVIIFVPGLVHLFTHKKKKE, encoded by the exons ATGGAGGCCGTTTATACCCACGGGATATGGATGGCGGAAAGACTCCAGCAGAGTACGGGGAATCAAGAAAAAATGTGGCTGGTTGTCACTCACATTGGGGATCCTAAGGCAGCTTTCCTGCTCGTCTTTCCCTTTACTTATTTCGTTAGCAAACGAGCCGGTGTTGCGGTGCTTTGGGTAGCAGCTATATCGGAATGGTTAAAtttggtgttcaaatg GATACTGTTTGGAGAAAGACCATTTTGGTGGATAGGTGAATCTCGACAGTTTGTCAACAAACAGCCAAAAGTTCaccagttttcttccacctgtgAAACAGGACCAG GCAGTCCTTCGGGACATGCGATGGTCACTGCAGCAGTCTGGTGGGTTGTCGTGTCCTCCCTGGGGTCATTTCTTCACTCTCGTACTCGCAG TGTGCTGTTGGCTGCTGTTCCCTACCTGCTCTATGTGGTGATGCTTGTTGCTGTTGGACTCTCCAGGGTTTTTATTCTTGCACACTTCCCTCATCAGGTTGTCGCTGGCTCCATCACAG GTTTTATTCTGGGGATTATTCTGAGCCACAGAGTACCAGAaggtcgccccctggtgttcttTTTTAAAATCAGCGTTGGTCTGCTAATCAGTGCTCTGGCGCTGCATGTTGGACTGCAGCAGCAGCTGGGAATCAACCTCTCCTG GTCTATTCAACTGGCTAAGAAGTGGTGCAGCCGTGCTGAGTGGATCCGCCTGGACACAGCTCCCTTCTCTTCTCTGACCCGAGACTGTGGAGCCCTTCTAGGTTTGGGACTGGCCCAGTACTGGAAGCCTGGAGGGTGGTCTTTGCCTTGGGCTCCACGTGCTTTGTCTCTGGCAATTTCATCCATGGGACTGTACCATGTAAATCGCCTCCCGCTGCCCATCAGACCACAAGCTCTTTTCTATGTCCTATTCTTCATAAAGTTTGTGATAGTGCCTCAGCTGGTCATCATCTTTGTGCCTGGACTGGTCCATCTTTTCACCCACAAGAAGAAGAAAGAATAG